Proteins found in one Scylla paramamosain isolate STU-SP2022 chromosome 44, ASM3559412v1, whole genome shotgun sequence genomic segment:
- the LOC135093868 gene encoding uncharacterized protein LOC135093868 isoform X1, translating into MPRIKIKSSDSKDPRKKSGLLAILSNNDIYVTKLIPVSDGYVIITSNDEDLDKVFQQKTTSELNENDFYPLIPPELRAKRSVIVFNVDPHIFNNEEQEIQDELQEHNEWVKNNLSSIYKFPNSKTLKITFSQAATALKALDTGLKMFQMSIPKHRIQQEKFYQLQTCFRCYAIEDHHTNACPLDRDYKVCSECADQDHSWKDCKNTKKKCINCKGDHRTLSMTCPMRKTAIKEKREMNKNINTYAGAAKNTASTQSFSAHTNIDKDLHLKIYSCMLHAHIMNISEPGCFEAELNATFTANNLPTIKIPRTPKSDLLIKKLTEEEEKTVTDTEITIKRTQDGNNKKQDTYQETGTIEKPKSKNRLHSGDIKLHIYTSESTRWPPHLSPTDLVKNIRENKFKFTYSDQSFEDSEILHLIEFNEIKMEESCWCIVEDSVFRKIRSGQINDKSPLPKDLRRHRKFSK; encoded by the coding sequence ATGCCACGAATAAAGATAAAATCCAGTGACTCTAAAGACCCTAGGAAGAAATCTGGTTTGCTTGCCATCCTGtcaaataatgatatatatgtCACCAAACTGATCCCTGTCTCTGACGGATACGTAATCATCACCTCAAATGATGAAGACCTTGACAAAGTAttccaacaaaaaacaacaagtgaacttaatgaaaatgattTCTACCCTCTAATTCCACCAGAACTGAGAGCAAAAAGGTCTGTAATAGTTTTCAATGTTGACCCCCACATATTCAACaacgaagaacaagaaatacaagATGAGCTCCAAGAACACAACGAATGGGTTAAGAATAATCTTAGCAGCATTTACAAATTCCCCAActccaaaactttaaaaataactTTTAGTCAAGCTGCAACAGCACTAAAAGCTCTAGACACCGGCCTGAAAATGTTTCAGATGAGCATCCCTAAACACAGAATACAGCAAGAAAAATTCTACCAACTCCAAACTTGCTTTAGATGCTACGCCATCGAGGATCACCATACCAACGCGTGTCCTCTAGATAGAGATTATAAAGTATGCTCTGAATGTGCAGATCAAGACCATTCATGGAAAGACTGcaagaacactaaaaagaaatgcataaacTGCAAGGGTGACCACAGAACACTATCCATGACATGCCCTATgagaaaaacagcaataaaagaaaaaagggaaatgaataaGAACATCAACACCTACGCAGGGGCCGCTAAGAACACAGCATCAACACAAAGTTTCTCTGCTCATACTAACATAGACAAGGACCTTCACCTCAAAATATACTCTTGTATGCTTCATGCCCACATTATGAACATCTCTGAGCCTGGATGCTTTGAAGCTGAGCTCAACGCAACCTTCACAGCCAACAACTTGCCAACTATCAAGATCCCAAGAACCCCTAAGTCAGATCTCCTCATCAAAAAGctcacagaggaagaagaaaaaacggtaACAGACACAGAGATCACAATCAAACGCACACAAGACGGAAATAATAAGAAGCAAGATACCTACCAAGAGACAGGAACCATAGAGAAACCAAAAAGCAAGAACAGACTCCACAGCGGTGACATAAAATTACATATTTACACCTCAGAAAGCACAAGATGGCCACCACACCTGTCACCCACAGACCTGGTTAAGAACATCAGAGAAAATAAATTCAAGTTTACATACTCTGACCAATCCTTTGAAGATTCAGAAATTCTCCATCTTATTGAAtttaatgaaataaagatggaagaatCTTGCTGGTGCATTGTAGAAGATAGTGTTTTCCGCAAAATAAGATCAGGCCAGATTAATGATAAATCACCTCTACCCAAAGATCTAAGAAGACATAGAAAATTCTCTAAGTAA